The nucleotide sequence CACCTAACTAGGAGCAAAGGCACAAAGCTGGGCACCCACCAAGGTTGTAGGGGAAAAGTGCCAAACCTTCTTAGACACCCTTCCCTTCAGGGCAGTTGCAGGCAACAGGAATGGAAATAGCTTTGATTTACTTGATTCAGCCATTCTTTCCTGGGCATGTTACTGTTTCAACAAAATTGGGTTCTCTCAACACAAAAGGAGGGTGGGCTGGCAGTGTGTCTGCCAGTCTCCACCTTCACCGAGCTCTTCAGTCCTGGAAGGACAAGACTTTCCTTAGACAAACCAACTGGTTAAGAAACCActgctggagcttccctggtggtctagtgggtaGGACTTTGCACTGCTAAtgtgggggacccaggttcgatcccacatgccgcaacttgagtttgcatgccacaactagaagaTGCAGAGCGCCACAACtaagtcccagcacagccaagtaaatattttaaaaaagaaaccactgCTGGTGAACGTGTGAATGCGGCATTGTCCCAGCAGGAAGCATGCTCATGTGGGATATTTCAAAGAGTTCAGCAGAGGGATCATTTGTGAAGAAGTGGACAGGGGAACCTCAGGGCCAGTACAGTACCCTAAAATGGTACTAGAGGAGAGCTATTCCTTGCTGCTCAGACCAGAAGGCACAGGGAGCAAAGTGGAACCCAGAGGAGAGGGGCTGCCCTGAGGGGAGCAGTGATCCTGGCAAGAGGGGCTCCATTTTCTGTGGGGCCCCCCATTACCAAATCCTACTGAAAGCCAGCAGGCACAGGGGTCCAGGTGATGCTTCCCACCCCAGTCAGCCTCCAGGACCCAGGACAGAAAGGGGACTGGGGGCAAGTAAAGACCCCCAAGCCCAGAGTTCTTCCCTAATGTGTTTTCAGCAACAACTCAGGAACCAGTTGTTCCGAGAGACCTGGTGTTGGGCATGGAAAACTAGACACCAGAGAGCCACAAAATGGCTCCCATAACCCATTCACCAGCTCGTTCTTCAGTGCCTCTGGGCCCTGCACTACACAACTGACAGGTCCTAGATACTGGGCCCCCAGACCTGGGCCAGGCATGCCAGGCACACTGTGTAAAGTCCAGCAATTGAGAGATGGAGACACCTAAAATCACATTTCATGGGCTGATTGAAACTCAGATGCTTGCCTAGCCACCCCACCCTTCAAgaccctggtggtctagtggttaagactcctgagtttccactgcaggggaggcaggttcaatccctgattggggaactaagatcctgcatcaTGACTgctatgtggccaaaaaaaaaaaaaaagactttcaaataACCCCTATTTATCTCTGTCACATGCCAGACTCGGTGCAAAGCATTCCCACCTGGTGATCTACATGGATTTTCAACACAAACCAGTGGTAGGAAGACTCATCAGTCccatttccagatgaagaaacaggctcagCTAGATATGGCTTGGCCCAGGTTCCATGGAGATAAAATAGCAAAGCTCTGGGCCCGCAGACTTCCAGCACTAAACTCCCTTGTTTCTGAAAATGCATTAGTAGGACTGACTCTCCAGGAatgtgaagaaatgaataaatattgctTCATTCACCACCAAGCCTTTTACAGACTTCCTCTGCCTGGAGAGCCCTCCCTGTTTATCAGAAACCTTTTCTCCATCAAGTTTCACACCTGGAAAGTCATCCCTGAACCCTTAGACTGAATCAGGAGCCTCTTCTGGGTCCCTTGAGCCCCCTGGCTTTTCCCCACTGAAGCTGGGTCCCTCTGCCTGTGCTCCATAGCCTTGGTCATTCTGGGTATCTCCCCCATGGACTAGGTTATGTCTTCATTTTCAGTGCTAAGGTAGGCCTGGCCTGTTGTTGGATCTCAGGAAAATGTAGgtgaataagtgaaaaaaaagttaactgcAGGAAGTTAACTGCAGGGGAATATTCAAAATCCTTAACCCCTGGCTAAGAAACCAATGACCAATCTAGAACAGAGCCTGGCCAGAGTGCTGGGGTTAGGGTCCTGGGAGCCTCTGGCTGTGTCACGTGACCCCTCCTTTAGTTCCTGAACCGTAGGAGGGTGGGGGAGTGGTGTCCCAATTATTAGGAGCTggactagtgtgtgtgtgtgtgtgtgtgtgtgtgtgtgcacacgcaggtgcgcattcagtcgctcagtcatgtccaactctttgcgaccccatgaactgtaagcctaccaggctcctctgtccatgggattctccaggcaagaatattggagtgtgttgccatttccttctccagcgtatcttcctgactcaagaaatgaacccaagtctcctgtgtctcctgaattggcaggcaggttgcttacaactagcaccacctgggaagcccctggacgATGAATAAACCAGTATTGTAATGTTCCCTACACTTGAACAGTGCTTCTGGCCGACCATCAGCTCTTATCCTCTGAGGATCAGAAAAGTAGAGATTCTTCTTGAAGATGCTCAGTGTGGACTCTCACTTTGATCTTACTAAGTAGACCCTGCTGTCCCTCCATCCTCTGGAGCAATCACAGTCACCCCCTCCCCTGATTCCTCATACAGCTGCTGTGATTTGAATAACCAAGAGGCTGGTGGATGTCCGGTAGTGACTAATTTGCTTGGCAAACAGACCCTCTGGTTCTGGGCCCTGCTGGTACTATGGAAAGACACTCAGCCTCACTGGGTTCTCTGTTTCCTCTCCCCACGCCCCAAGAGCCACCTAGGTTCCATCTTGTCCTGCTGCACCTCCTCAGAGGACTTAGGGCTTGTCTTCCCCTGGAGGCTGGAGAGTGCGCTGGGAAACCTGGCAGAGGAGAAGCGGGAGGAGTGGCAGGACCCAAGGCAGAGGTAACCAGAGCTGGCTAAGTCTGCCCCCAGGGCCTGTCAGGAAATTTGCATGGAGAGAACAAGGCTTCTTGGGGGcttccccctcccttcccacctGGGAGAGTCATCCTGGACCTGAGGTCTGACAGCAGGTGGAGGAAGCAGCCGCGTGTGTGGAGCTGTCGCCCTATTCCCAGAGGTGATGCCCCGTGCCTTTCTGGTCAGGAGTCGGCGTCCACAGCCACCCAACTGGGACCACCTGCCTGACCAGCTCCGGGGAGACGCCTATGTCCCAGGTGggcccctctctgggcctggaggtgaggggcaggggagaCATAAAGCATGACCACCTGGTTTCTCTACTCAGACTGCAGCAACCTGGGGGGGCCGCCGGCACACCGGACTTCCGGCCTCGGGGACTCTTGGGCAGCGGTGAGTCTGCGGCAGGCGCCCAAGACCCTGCTTAGTTTCACCTCTGCCCGCTCTCAGCCTCGAGAGACCCTGACTGCCTCTTAATCCCACAGATGCCTCCAGCCTCAGGACCTACCCCACCCACTGCCCTCTCTGCTGGGAATGCCTTTCCTTTCTGAGTAGTGGGCTCATTGTTAGGCCTTCCCCTAAGCACTGTGTCTCCAGGGATTCTGTGCCCAGTGGGGCAGAAGAACAGATTCAGGCCCATAAATGGATGGTGATCTATGTCAGAGAGTCGGACAAGGTGACAGGAGCAGGATGCGGGGGTGGAGGAGGAGCTTGGGGCCTCTCAGAAGAGATACTCAGCTGTGAGTACCCTGGAAGAAGGAAAGCCCTAGGCGGGATGTGAATGTGCTGgagttttatttcaatttttactaGAACAGGACTGTTCTAGGCTATGGATGTTTAAGAGTAAGACAAAAACTCATTCCTTCCTGAAGCTTATCATCTGGTGGGGGTTGCTGGTATAGATaataaaattaggggaaaaaatacattGGAAAATGGTATGTactatggaaaaatataaaacaaagtaagGGTGATGGGGACCAGGTGACCAGGAAAGGCTTTGTGGGTGGCGTTTGCTCACACAAACTGCAGTCTCCGGCCTTACCAGACCTCCGTGGTTCCCGGTTCTAGGCACTTCATTCCATCCAGTGGAGGGGAGTTGGGGTCCTAACCCCCCTGTCCCTCCCACAGCCCTCCCAGGGCACTCTGACTGCCACCCCTAGTAGCCCCAGGACCCTTGGCTGCCCGCTGTGCCCCAAGACCTTCCCATTGCAGCGCATGCTAACCCGGCACCTCAAGTGCCACAGCCCTGCTCGCCGCCACGTATGCCACTGCTGTGGCAAGGGCTTCCATGATGCCTTCGACCTCAAGCGCCACATGAGGACACACACAGGTGAGCCATGGCAGGGACTGGGAGGGGCTTctggtgggagatgggaggaaatGGAGGGAGGTGCAGGGGACTCAGAGACTCCAAGCACCTGAGTTCTGTGCACAAGTGGTGCTTGTGTTTGTGGGGCAGGACTCAGGCCTCAGCGGGCTAGGAACACCACGCACCTCAGCTCCCGGCCAGGGGTTGTCAGGCAGTGCCAAGTTGGGGGCCTGCTGAGGGATATGGGGAGAAAACAGATAACTGGTTACAGGATTCAGGTCCCAGACTGCAGGGTGCAAAAGGGAACATCATAATGAGGAGGGTGGGGACACAGGTGTCTGGTCCATGTTTGCACTGGGCGGAGAGGGAGCAGATGATGGGATGCAGGCCAAGGTCTGGCGAATTTGGagcaagaatgtgtgtgtgtgtgggggggggggtgctcacggaggggagggtggggaggctcTGGTATGGGGATCATTGCCCTCCCTCTGGCCCACCTGCACAGGGATCCGGCCATTCCGCTGCGGAGCTTGTGGAAAAGCATTTACGCAGCGGTGCTCACTTGAAGCACACCTCGCCAAGGTGCACGGGCAGCCGGCCAGCTACGCTTACCGCGAGCGCCGTGAAAAGCTGCACGTGTGCGAGGACTGCGGCTTCACCAGCTCGCAGCCCGACGCTTTCGCGCGGCACCGCGCTCTCCACCGTGCTGCCTAGACTGTGTACCCGGCGTCCAACCCATGAGAcggaaataaacaaagaaaaggcaCTCACAGAACACAGCATTTATTACACAAGGGAGAGAGGGTCACTCGGTCCAACGATGGCCGCAATGCGGGGCCGTGCACACGTAGTACAAGCGCATGGCATCCTGGCAGAAAAGATACATGGTTAGGAAGGCTCTCGACTCACAGCAGGGTACAACAAGCAACCTCCATTCAGAGAAGCCTCATCCCAAAAGAACAGACAATAGAGGGCTTTCCTCACTGCTAAAGGTCCATCTCAGGATACCTGGAAGGGCAGGGTCTTCCCCAGTATAGGTATCCCCACTCCCCGGGAAGGACCAGACCAAGATCACCCAGAAAGTTTTGCTCGCGCCACTCACCTCGGCCCGAGCACTGTGTGACTGGAAGAACACCGCCTCCTTGTGGCCGCACCTGAGGAGACAGTCACTCGGAGCCTGCCATACCCTCCCCTCCCCGCTTCTCGGTTTGGTGAGGATAAGCCAGCCAGCTCCCCTCCCCAATACCAGCTGCGCACTCACTTTTGGCACGGGTGGTCTTCGGTTCGCGGCAACGTGGGGTCCTGGGACACGTCAGCGATGATCTGGGTCAGCTCGCTAAGGGAATAGAGGGTGAATAAGTATGCTTGGTCCGGCCTCCCAAGCCAACAACCCCGTCCCCGAACTCCGGTCGTGCCACTCACTCCACTTCGTGCGTGATTTTGTTGACGTAGATGCAGCTGTTGTCGGCTTCCTGCTGGTAATCACAGTTCCGGCACTGCGAGAGGGAGTGTGCGGCGGGAAGCGGGTCAAGGGGTGATACCCGAAGGGAGTGGAAGGAAGGGCAGGGTCTTTCCCGGAGGGTATGACTAGGGCACGGAGTCTCGGAACTGGGATCATGGGGTGTAACCGAGGATCACCTCCAGGATGGCAAAGACAAAGTCTAGTTCATTTGGGGGAAGTTCATTTGGGGGACAGTCTGGCGTTTAGACCAGGAGGGGTCGGGGCGGCACCGGGAGTACGGCGGGGCCACGTTGGGTACCAGGGGGCCGGTCCCGGAATACCCTGCGGGCGGCGCTCACCGCGTAGAGCAGAATGCGGTTCTCCTTGTCCTCCTTGGGGTAAAGCATGTTGTTACTGTGAAGAGGGGAAGAGGGAAATCAGAGGTCAGTATTGAGGCCATTACTTGCTGCCCTTCCACAGTGCTGGCCGGGCCTCACCATTCCTGGCAGAATCGAATACCCACGAAGCCTGGCTCGTAGGTCCCGTCGGGTTCCATAGCGACTCACTGCCTGTCCAACTTCCGCGCTTGCTCCGCCGTGCGACAGGTCGCAGGAAGGGTCAGAATTCCTAGCTTCGCCAAACTAAGAGCGGAGCTGGGCACGTGTGCTGGTGCCCAACGGCTTTGTGCTCGCCTGTCTGTCCTGAGGTTTGATTAATTACTTGCTTCAGTCTCTTGATACCCTAGAATAATTGCTTCCAACTTCTGGGCCGTGCTTCCCTAGTTCACACAATAGTGTAGTACGAGAGCCAGCAAAACGATGCGTCACGTAACGCGCAAAGAACTAAGCATTAATGAAGACGCCCCAGCTCTTTGCAGGCTGAAGGCCGGTGCACATGCGCGAGTTTACCCTTCGCGGACTGGGCTAGCTTTTGCCAGTTCTTCCTCTCGGCTTCAGCCTTCGCCCGCCAGGCCGTTTCCCGTGCCGCTATTGGAGGAACTGCACCCTGAGAAAGGCCGTGGAAGGCCTTTCAGGATTGGCTGGGCCTACCCAAGCCTACCCGAGAACCCTCTTCCTGCCGACGGCGAATAGACGCGGCGATTGGCGGACTCCCCTGACGGGAGGGCGTGGATTCGCCAGGTCCGAGAGCAGGGGCGGGGCTGATATCCCAGAAGCGGTGGCGGCTGCGGAGCCGGTGTGAGGCGGCTGTCCGGGCTGCGGGCCGCCACAGGGCGCGGCGAGATGGAGGTGACGGGGTTGTCGGCGCCCACAGTGAACGTGTTCATCAGCAGCTCTCTCAACAGCTTTCGCTCCCAGAAGCGGTACAGTCGCAGCCTCACCGTAGCTGAGTTCAAGGTGTGGTCATGGGGGCGGGGTCCGGAGAGGCGGGGCGTTGAGGGGGCGGGACCAAGAAGAAATGGAGGGTCTTCCACAACGCAGAAAAGGGGCCAGAAATGAACCCAGGTTGCAGAGGTTGGGAACGAGACCTCAGCGGGGCGGGGCCAGGTGGAACCTTAGGTTCCAGAGAATGGGTGCGGGGCCAGGGAAAATCAGAGGTTGCAGGGAGTTGAGGGCAGGCCCGAACGGGGTGGGGCTAGGAATACCTAGTGGGTCCCAAAGGGTAGGTCTCTTGGAGGAACCGGGACGGGATGGTGGTTATTGATACAAAGGACGGAGCCTCAGGGTAGAGGGTGGGGCCACTGACAGCCTTCCACCTCATCCCCGCCTCCCCCATCTTGTATCCTCACAGTGTAAACTACAGCTTGTTGTGGGCAGCCCTGCTTCTTGCATGGAATTGGAGCTGTATGGACCTGACGACAAGTTCTGCTGCAAGCTGGATCAGGATGATGCGCTGCTGGGCTCCTACCCCGTAGACGACGGCTGTCGCATCCATGTGAGGCCTCCCTACCTAGGATCCCTCCCTTCCGTTCATATTTATTCAACAGATGTTTGCAGTGCTTTGCACTATGTGATAACCAAGATAGCCTCTAACCTCATGAAGTTCCCAGTCcagcagggagagagacagacccATCCCCAGTTATTGGCACTCAGCGATCTGGACTGGGCTGAGAAAAGCCTAGGGGACTGGAGGCATCCAGCAGAGGTGCTTGACCTCACCCAGGGGTATATGAAGGGGATTCTTGAAAGGCGGGTTGCCTGAGTTGAAATCTGAAGGATGAGGAAAGGGCCTCCTAAGAATAGAGGTGGGAGGGACatgccaggcagagagaacagagggTCAGATGGGTCAGGGTGAGCGAAGAGGCTCATGTGTCAGAAGCCAGAACACAGAGGACCTCTGCATGCATCAACTCACATCATCCTCTCTGTTCTCGGTGTCCCCCACAAAAACTCAGACGAGCCAGCATCCTGGGTGAGCTTTGCAGATGCTAGTCCCTGTGCCTGAATGGTTGTTTTTTCTATGCCTCCACGGCTTGCTTCTTCCTTCCAGTCTTTACATAAATGTCACTGGGTGTGAGGGCTTCATGGCCTTCAGTATAAAATTTAAACCTCCTGCCTTTCCCACTTGATTTGATTTTCCTTCTTACTAATCACCCTGTGACATACTGTGGAGTTTTCTTCAGTACCtggaacagagcctggcacacagaggATGCTCAGTGATTCACTGTTGAATGATGAATTGAATCCAGAAAATAAGACTTAGAAAATGGTATAATTAACACTATTTTGCAGAAGAGAAAACTTAGCTTCAGGATGGAATTGACTTTCCTAAGGAGGAACATGGGTAGATtacctctttcatttatttataactaTTCATTGAGCATACATGATGTGCCAGGGGTATAGCCATGAATCAAGTCTGAGAACGTCTCTGTTTTAGTTTTGTCCAGTATGTGAGGTAGTTGTTAGCTAAACATTTACAGAAACAAATGGGAAGGGTTAGTGAGATGAGGGCCATACAGGAGGACATCACAGAGCTGGAAGATCATATACTGTGGAGCCTGACCCATCAGCAAGATccaggaggacttcctggaggaggtgctgactgagcagagacctgaagaaTAGGAAGAATTAACTAAAGAAGGGAAAAGTATGCtccaggaggagggcacagcatgTGCACtctgaggtgggagggagcagaGTAGGTATGGGGGCCGAAGAGTGACCTCTTCTGTTGTGGAGGGAAGTGGCAGCCAGGGGAGGGTCCTGGTGTGAGTCAGATGTTAACAGGTGTCCTCTGACTGCCTATGGGGAAATGACTGGAGGACAGAAAAGTAGGGAGACCAAGGAGGAGGCTGCTTCCATAGTTGGGTCCAGGACCCAGTTGAAGTGATGGGTCCTGGACCATAGTGTTGGGCTCACAGTCCTAGAACTGTGAACTAGAACTCACAGCCCCTAGAACGGACTGGGCTGACCTAGGCAGTCTCACCCTAGGGATGCTGGGTGGATCACGCAGGGCCGTGGCATCTCCAACAGGAGGGTTTTACACATGGATTCAGGTACAGGCCAGCTGCTGACTGACGTGGCCACACAAGGAAAGTTTCCTAAAGGTGGAGCCtctggagaatttgcatttttttaattggttaatttattttaattggagaataattactttacaatattgtgatggtttttgccatacattagcATGAATAAGCCACAGGTATACGTGCGTCCCCCttatcctgaatccccctcccacctgcctcccctgtattttttctaaaattctttttctgtttctaaatatCACCCCTATTTCTTATAACAGTGAACAACAGCAATCTCAAACTTACAAAAATCCCTAATGTAGAAAATAGACATTCTTAGTGATCCTTGGCCAGAGATAAGGGCCGTTTCTATTTTGCCGAGCGACTCCAGCCGAACATTTTAGGGTGTTCCTGACCTCTGTCTTTCTCCCACATCCATATCTAATCTCTCTGCAGCCCCTGTTGGCTCCACCCACAAAATCTATCCAGAATCTAAACTCTGCTCCCCAGTACCCCCATACTGGCCCCACTTCCATCCTTCCCTTCCAcacaccgcccccaccccacccctccgcAGGGCCATCACAtagcctctccctgcccccatcccggTGCGTCTCCATCTGCTTCCCACGCTCAGCTGAGGGAGCCTGTGAGCCCGCGAGTCAGATCAGAGCCCTCCTAGTGGAGCGCTTCCATAGCTGCCTCTCGTTGTGGGTAAAAGCCAAAATCCTCaattgtcttttgtgtctcccaCTTTCCCTGTGGCTCATTCCACTCCTACCTCGCTGACCCTGCTGTTCCTCAAAGGAGCTGAAGACATTTATACAGCTGGGGCTTTGTGCCCGTTGTTCCTCCTGGCCTTGTCTCAGATACCCCTTCCTGTCAGAAGCCTCTTCAAGTTGTATTTGTCTGCATAGAACCTTGTCGTTGTCTGGTGTTTAATACACATCTTTGTGCATTTGTTTCCAGTTGGCCTCCCAACAGAATGGTCACTTCTTGAGGGCAGGGATTGATCTGATTTTGCACTGTGGCCCTAGTACCCagcacaggcttctcaggtgatgctagtggtaaagatcctgcctgccattgaggagacataagaggcatgggttcaatctctgggtcaggaagatcctctggaggagggcatggcaaccactccagtattcttgcctggaaagtcccatggacagaggagcctggcaggccacagtccatgggatcacaaagagttggacacagctgaagcaacttagcactagtACCCAGCACAGGGCCCAGCAGGGCACCCTGGAGGAACAAGTGAGTGGATATTAGGGACGGTACAGGAAGAGATGCTCCAAGACATGGAAGCTGGGGTCAGTGTAGAAGGGTCCCAGGGTCCGGAGAAGACAGACATGCTGCCCAGAGGGTGAGCAAGGCCTGAGCTCTGCCCTTGGGTTCCAGTGGCCTAGGGCCATCCATCATGTGGATGCTGGCGTATGGGGTAGATGGGAGGCAGATGCAGCCTCCAGGGCCTCAAGATGGAGTGCGGAGGGTGAGACACCTATTGTAGACACCTGCTGTAGAGCCCTTTGGCTGGGCTCCAGGGAGGACAGAAGGCTGGCATAAAGGTGAAGGTAGGGAAATGTGGTTTTTCGGAGGCAGGAGAGACTTAAATCTGCAGAATGTGCAGCCGCACTCACCCCCGCAGCATCCTAGGTCTCTGTGCCCACACCCTGATCCCCACTGACCTCCCTCACCTCATTCCAGGTCATTGACCACAGCGGTGCCCGCCTTGGGGAGTATGAGGACATATCCAAGGTGGAGAAATATGAGATCTCACAAGAAGCCTATGAACAGAGGCAAGGTAAGGGATGCCCAGCGATGGATGGGGGCCTGGGGGGGCTAGAGGAAGTGTGGGGACAAGCAGAGGTGTGTGCAGGGGCACACAGGATAGACAGGGACACTGAGGGCAAGTTGGCGCTGTATGGGGTGGGGTAAGGCTGGCATGGGGACAGATGGGTCATGGGAGAGCAGTCTGGGTGCACAGGCATGAGATATGGATGGAGGCTGGGAGGTGTGGGGCATGTGGGCAAACAAACAGGGCCATGGGAAAGGCTCAGGGTGTGAGGCCTGGTCAGGGCACAGTGTGGAGGGCAGAGCATGGTAGATTATGTGGACCGGACAGAACAACGTGGAGCCCAGTGCGGCGACAGATCAGAGTGTGGGGGGAGGGATGAGGAAGGTTTCAGGGGTCGGATGGAGTTAAGTGTGAAGTTGAAGGGCCAGGGAAGATGGGGTAACGTGAGAGGCTGCAGGCAAGCACCTTCTGTTTATTTTCAGGATTATGGGGAAGCCCAGGGGTTCTGTGGAGAGGTCGGCTCTGGTGGGAGACCTGGGGGGACTTGATGACAGCCCTTCAACACCCAGAACGGGAGAGTTTGTCTCTGGATGTTGGCCCCGTGGGGATGGCAGGTTATGTCCTCAGGCCAGAGGTCTCCCAGGTCTCTCATGTCTGACCCCCCCCACCCACTCCACCCACAGACTCAATCCGCTCCTTCCTGAAGCGCAACAAGCTAGGTCGATTCAATGAAGAAGAGCGGGCCCAGCAAGAGGCCGAGAACTCCCAGCGCCTTATCGAGGAGGAGGCCCAGGCCAGCACCATCCCTGTGGGCAGCCGCTGTGAGGTGCGGACACCTGGGCAGCCCCCTCGCAGGGGCACCGTCATGTATGTAGGTACGTGGCCCACAGaggccccctgccctgccctgcagtGGGCAGTGTGGGGGACTTAGCCTTCAAAGAGATCTCAGTCCAGGAGGGGAGATGGTGCCAGGTGTGACTGACAGCCTAGTATGTTCTCAGCAGGGAAGTGGGAAGCAGAGGCCATGTgacagaggaagcagaggccaGAGGGGTCAGTTCTAAGGTGAAACCCTGGGGTGCAGTGATCAGAGCTGAGATGGGGAAACAAGCAGAATTATTAGGGCTGTGATGGGGGAAGCTCAGGCTGAAGTGATCAGAGCAGAGATGAGGGAAACTGAGGAGGCTGTGTGAGCTGCGAGGAAGTACCAGACCCTTGAGAGTaacccaggaaggcttcctgaggGAAGGGCTATCTGAAGGAAAGGGATGAGTGAAGGTGGAAAGGGGGGAAGAGGGAGCCGAGGGAGTAGTGAGTGCAAAGGCCATGAAAGGGCTTGGTCTGAGCAGGATCAAGCTTGACTTGTttgaggcagagaaaggaagTCAGCGTGGCTCGTGGGGAGTGAGAGAGGAAAGATGAGAGGTGAGGCCTGGGGCACGGGCAAGGCTGGACTGTGCTAGGCCTCAGGGACAGGAGAGAGCAGTGtcggttgtttgtttttataacagctttattgaactATAATGTATACACCATATAAAGTTCACTCAGAGTACCATTCAGGAatcccttggcagtccagtgtttaggacttctacaggggacacaggttcactccctgatcagagaactaaggtcACACAAACCAAGCAGCAtggctaaaagaaaataaaaatgaaaaaagcataCCATTCATTATAGTGTATTCATGGAATTGTGCAACCACACCACAGTcagttttacattttcatcacccccaaaagaaatgcTATAACCATTAGCAGCTATTCCCCACTTAGGAAACCCCAGCTCCTCTAGTCCACATTGGTGACCACTAATCCATGTTCTGTCTCTaaaaatttgccttttctggaagtttcatacaaatggaatcatatgtggtcttttgtgactggcttcttttactagAAGCATAATTTCAAggatcatccatgttgtagcatgtggcagtgttgtgtttttttaatattcgTCTGTGGCAGGTCTCAGTGGGAAGACCcccatgaagcatgtgggatctagttccctgaccaggaatcgaacctgagcccACTGCATTGGGTGTGTGGAgacttagcctctggaccaccagagaagtgccagcattatggttttgatttgcatttctgcgTGGCTAATGATATTGAGCCTCTTTTCAGGTGCTTAATGCcttgtgtatgtcttctttagagagacAGATTATTCggctcttttgcccattttttagttGGGTTGGTTGTCTTTTTGGTTTTTGAGTGGTATATTAGG is from Bos indicus isolate NIAB-ARS_2022 breed Sahiwal x Tharparkar chromosome 18, NIAB-ARS_B.indTharparkar_mat_pri_1.0, whole genome shotgun sequence and encodes:
- the OVOL3 gene encoding LOW QUALITY PROTEIN: putative transcription factor ovo-like protein 3 (The sequence of the model RefSeq protein was modified relative to this genomic sequence to represent the inferred CDS: deleted 2 bases in 1 codon); translated protein: MPRAFLVRSRRPQPPNWDHLPDQLRGDAYVPGGPLSGPGGEGQGRHSMTTWFLYSDCSNLGGPPAHRTSGLGDSWAAPSQGTLTATPSSPRTLGCPLCPKTFPLQRMLTRHLKCHSPARRHVCHCCGKGFHDAFDLKRHMRTHTGIRPFRCGACGKAFTQRCSLEAHLAKVHGQPASYAYRERREKLHVCEDCGFTSSQPDAFARHRALHRAA
- the POLR2I gene encoding DNA-directed RNA polymerase II subunit RPB9, whose product is MEPDGTYEPGFVGIRFCQECNNMLYPKEDKENRILLYACRNCDYQQEADNSCIYVNKITHEVDELTQIIADVSQDPTLPRTEDHPCQKCGHKEAVFFQSHSARAEDAMRLYYVCTAPHCGHRWTE
- the TBCB gene encoding tubulin-folding cofactor B, whose amino-acid sequence is MEVTGLSAPTVNVFISSSLNSFRSQKRYSRSLTVAEFKCKLQLVVGSPASCMELELYGPDDKFCCKLDQDDALLGSYPVDDGCRIHVIDHSGARLGEYEDISKVEKYEISQEAYEQRQDSIRSFLKRNKLGRFNEEERAQQEAENSQRLIEEEAQASTIPVGSRCEVRTPGQPPRRGTVMYVGLTDFKPGYWIGIRYDEPLGKNDGSVNGKRYFECQAKYGAFVKPSVVTVGDFPEEDYGLDEM